A region from the Triticum aestivum cultivar Chinese Spring chromosome 3D, IWGSC CS RefSeq v2.1, whole genome shotgun sequence genome encodes:
- the LOC123075440 gene encoding polygalacturonase inhibitor, whose amino-acid sequence MEVDTHSIKATHTDTADRMRIHSPALLVLLLCSLLAGAANAEPSPEPTYKDCHPGDKAALLAFKAAFGEAYDFASWTPNNPCCDWYDVTCDRFTGRVIGLAIFQDANLTGTIPTALAGLPHLEDLTLRHLPGLSGPIPPAIGKLSNLSSLRISWTAASGPVPSFLGALKKLNFLDLSFNSLSGAIPASLGTIPNLSGINLSRNRLTGAIPPMFLSKSPHQDVYLWLSHNNLTGPIPADFAAVNFTHLDLSRNDLTGDASGLFGRGKELQYIDLSRNAFDFDLSGLVLPERLYFVDVSHNAIDGSIPAQVASMSNLNFFNVSYNRLCGPVPAGGNMAGFDLYNFQHNKCLCGAPLPSC is encoded by the coding sequence ATGGAAGTGGACACGCATAGCATCAAAGCCACACACACAGACACAGCCGACAGGATGAGGATCCACTCACCCGctctgctcgtcctcctcctctgctctctcctcgCCGGCGCGGCCAACGCCGAGCCCTCTCCGGAACCGACGTACAAGGACTGCCACCCAGGCGACAAGGCGGCGCTGCTCGCCTTCAAGGCCGCCTTCGGGGAGGCCTACGACTTCGCGTCCTGGACGCCGAACAACCCCTGCTGCGACTGGTATGACGTCACCTGCGACCGCTTCACCGGCCGTGTCATCGGCCTCGCCATCTTCCAGGACGCCAACCTCACGGGCACCATCCCCACTGCCCTGGCCGGCCTGCCTCACCTGGAGGACCTCACCCTGCGCCACCTCCCGGGTCTCTCGGGCCCCATACCGCCGGCCATCGGCAAGCTCTCCAACCTCTCCAGCCTCCGCATCTCCTGGACGGCTGCCTCGGGGCCCGTGCCGTCCTTCCTGGGGGCGCTCAAGAAGCTCAACTTCCTCGATCTCTCCTTCAACTCGCTCAGCGGCGCCATCCCGGCGTCGCTGGGGACCATCCCCAACCTGTCCGGCATCAACCTCAGCCGCAACCGCCTCACCGGCGCCATCCCCCCGATGTTCCTCAGCAAGTCTCCGCACCAGGACGTTTACCTCTGGCTGTCGCACAACAACCTCACAGGGCCCATCCCGGCAGACTTCGCCGCCGTGAATTTCACGCACCTCGACCTGTCGCGCAACGACCTGACCGGCGACGCGTCGGGCCTCTTTGGCCGCGGGAAGGAGTTGCAGTACATCGACCTATCCCGCAACGCCTTCGATTTCGACCTCTCAGGCTTGGTGCTCCCGGAGCGCCTCTACTTCGTCGATGTGAGCCACAATGCCATCGATGGCAGCATCCCCGCGCAGGTCGCGAGCATGTCCAACCTGAACTTCTTCAACGTCAGCTACAACAGGCTCTGCGGCCCTGTGCCCGCCGGCGGTAACATGGCGGGGTTCGATCTCTACAACTTTCAGCACAACAAGTGCCTCTGCGGTGCTCCCCTCCCTTCATGCTAG